TTTCGGGTTGACCGAGGGAATGCGAACGAGCCTTTGCGTGAGGTTGGTTGCATATCCCCCCTCATCATCGATCGCCTTCCATGCAGCTTTCACCGCAGCTTCAACATTGGCCATTTCGCTTGAAGATTTCATGACGGTGCTCCCTTCTTCGTTGAATTCGTTGACGGTCAGACCCGCACAAGTCGGCGATGAGGCAGCGGGTGCTGAGCCACCTGTTTCTGTCGGGTCGAAGCCTGCGGCTACTCCGGCTCGCTTAGGAGCGGCCGGTAAGCTGAAGGCACGTTCTTCGCGTTACATTTTTTGTTCATATCACCCTTATATGTATCGAGCAAACGCCGTTGTAAATCCCTCAATCTGCTGAATTCCGCTAAATTCGACGCGATCATACCGTCGCAGTCGTTACATTTCGCTATTGAATGATAGACATATTTAGTCCATATAACTCGCTAAAAGGAACAACATGGCCTCTCCTCAAGACACCCTAATGTGGCGGCTGCGGCAAGATGCGGCGGGGATGACACGTTCTGAGCGAAGGGTCGCCCGAACCCTGCTTCGGACAAACCTTCGAGCTGCTCGTGGGACTCTGGCCACGCTCGCCGGTGAAGCAGATGTAAGTGCCCCCTCGGTGCTGCGCTTCATCTCTCGACTGGGCTTCGAGGGGTTCTCGGCGTTTCAGCAGGCTGTCGAAAACGAATTCGCCCAGCGGATCAGCTCACCGGCAATGCAGCTAAGCAGCCGAACGATGACTGGAATGGACGCCAGTGCTTTTCTTTCCGAAGCGCATCGCCAGGTGGTGGCGAGCATCGACGCGACATTCGAGGCGATAAGCGCCAAGGATTTCGATCGCGCCGCGGGGCTCTTGCGTAATCCAAAACGCAACATCTACATCCTCGGAGGTCGATTTAGCCGATTGTTCGCCGAATACCTGACGTGGCGGCTCTACCAACTGAGAATTGATGTGCGTTCGGCCGGAGCGACGTCGCTCGTTCTCACAAAGGAAGAAGAGCTTCCAGAGATCGGTCGCTCCACGATTCTTGTTGCGTTCGATTTTCGTAGGTATCAAACGGATGTCATCGAGTTTGCGCGCACCGCGGTGGAACAAGGTGCCCTTCTTATTGTCATCACCGACACCTGGATGTCGCCGATGGTGGACTTCGCATCAGTAGTCTTGCCCGTCCACATTGAAGCCCCATGGGGACAGGACAGCTTTGCTAATGGGGCCATGCTGATCGAGCTTCTGTTCGGTCGCGTTCTAAGCGAATGCGATGACGATGCCTTCTCCCGAATGAGGGTTTTAGAAGGACATCAGCGCGGGATGCTGGACTGATCATTTCAAAATTGAACGACGAGGGAGTTGAAATGCAAAAGACATCGAACGGCGAGGACGTCTCGCTGGTAGGGCTTGTCTGGGTAGATTTGTGTGGAATCGCGCGCGTCCGAGGGGTTCCGGTAAAATACCTCGGGTCGAAAGCGGACTACGGCCTCAGCTTCCCGTCCTGCGGACAGGCCATGACGATGTTCGGGGATATCATCGACAATCCGTGGGGTGGCGTCGGTGACGTGCGTCAGATTCCGGTCATGTCAACTTTGGTGAGGCCCGGGGACGAAGGCTTTGGCCTCGTCCTGTCGGAAGCGATGGGATCGGACGGCAAGCCATGGGACCTTTGCGCGCGCACTCTGCTGCGGGGGATCGTCAACAAGTACGAAAACGAGCTTGGCGTCAAAGTACACGCAACTTTCGAGCAGGAGTTCAAGCTGCTTGGCGACAAAGAGCCGGCGCTCTCCATGACTGTCGAAGCCTGGCAACAGATAGCGCCGCTTGATGCGGTCATCGTGCGCCGGCTTGAGGCCGCTGGAATCCAGATCGAAGCCTTTGAACCAGAGTTCGTCCCTTCCCAATATGAATTATCAGTTGCGCCGAAGGACGCGGTACGGGCGGCTGACGAAGCTGTAATCATCCGCGAGACTGTCCGTGACGCCGCTCGCAGGGCCGGCTATCACGCTACCTTCGCTCCTAAGACCAGCATCGACAAGGGCGGTTCGGGATTGCATATTCACATCAGCTTCACCGACCAGAACGGTCGGCCAATCCTGTATGACGCGAACGGCAAAAGCAGGCTCAGTTCCCTCGGTCAGGGCTTTGTCTCAGGGGTGTTGCGCCACGGGAGGGCGCTGCTTCCCTTCGTGGCCCCTGGGGTCGCATCATACTACCGCCTGGGCCCCAAAAAATGGAGCACAGGCTACGTCGCCTACGGCACGTCAAATCGCGAAGCGATGCTGCGCATCTGCTCGCTGCCAACTGATGATCAGGAACGCAAGGCAAAAAGCTTCAACATCGAGTTTCGCGCAGCCGATGGGCTTTGCAACCCATATCTAGCGCTTGCTGCAATCCTGATTGCCGGGATGCAAGGCATCCAGAACAAGCTGCCGCTTCCACCCGCCATGGATGCCGACCCATCGAAGTTGTCACAACCAGAGCTGGACGCGTTGCAACTGGTCCCGGTCCCCTCCTCTCTGGAGGAGGCACTGAAGGATCTCGACGCCGACGACGCGCTCAAGGCCGCTCTTCCTCGGATACTCGTTGATATGGTCATGGCGTTGCGCCGCCGGGAGATTAGCCAATTCAAGGATTTAGATCCCGACGCTATCTGTACGCAATATGCGAAGATTTACTAATTTCCTGATCTTATAAGCAACGTTGCTGAGGATTCGAAATGACTATCCCGACAATAGACTTGCCGCTGATTGACCACCACACGCACGGCGTGATTCCGAAGGACTTGGATTACAAGCAATTTCAGCAGGCTTTCAGTGAAAGCTATCTCCCTCCACCTGACGGTGCAACGGAGTTCCAAAAGCCGCTTGGGCTTGCCATTCGCCGATTTTGTCCGCCGATCCTGGATCTCGAGCCGCATGTCAGTGGCGAGCGTTACGTCGAAAGGCGGCTTGAACTCGGTGCGACAGAGGTCAATCGACGATTCCTCCGGGCCGGAGGTTTCGAGCGTCTTATCATCGATACGGGCTTCAAGAGTGACTCCATCCTC
The genomic region above belongs to Mesorhizobium sp. B4-1-4 and contains:
- a CDS encoding glutamine synthetase family protein, with product MQKTSNGEDVSLVGLVWVDLCGIARVRGVPVKYLGSKADYGLSFPSCGQAMTMFGDIIDNPWGGVGDVRQIPVMSTLVRPGDEGFGLVLSEAMGSDGKPWDLCARTLLRGIVNKYENELGVKVHATFEQEFKLLGDKEPALSMTVEAWQQIAPLDAVIVRRLEAAGIQIEAFEPEFVPSQYELSVAPKDAVRAADEAVIIRETVRDAARRAGYHATFAPKTSIDKGGSGLHIHISFTDQNGRPILYDANGKSRLSSLGQGFVSGVLRHGRALLPFVAPGVASYYRLGPKKWSTGYVAYGTSNREAMLRICSLPTDDQERKAKSFNIEFRAADGLCNPYLALAAILIAGMQGIQNKLPLPPAMDADPSKLSQPELDALQLVPVPSSLEEALKDLDADDALKAALPRILVDMVMALRRREISQFKDLDPDAICTQYAKIY
- a CDS encoding MurR/RpiR family transcriptional regulator, translating into MWRLRQDAAGMTRSERRVARTLLRTNLRAARGTLATLAGEADVSAPSVLRFISRLGFEGFSAFQQAVENEFAQRISSPAMQLSSRTMTGMDASAFLSEAHRQVVASIDATFEAISAKDFDRAAGLLRNPKRNIYILGGRFSRLFAEYLTWRLYQLRIDVRSAGATSLVLTKEEELPEIGRSTILVAFDFRRYQTDVIEFARTAVEQGALLIVITDTWMSPMVDFASVVLPVHIEAPWGQDSFANGAMLIELLFGRVLSECDDDAFSRMRVLEGHQRGMLD